One part of the Natronorubrum sediminis genome encodes these proteins:
- the rpmD gene encoding 50S ribosomal protein L30: MKAIVQVRGEVNRQEDVEDTLQMLNIHSVNHCALVPETDTYVGMVNKVNDYVAHGEPESDVLETVLESRAEPLEGKQSDVDEEWLSENTDYDDFGDLAEALLAEETTLREEGLSPTLRLHPPRGGHDGIKKPTPEGGQLGKHTTEQINDLLESMR, translated from the coding sequence ATGAAAGCAATCGTCCAGGTCCGCGGTGAGGTAAACCGACAGGAGGACGTCGAGGACACGCTGCAGATGCTCAACATCCACAGCGTCAATCACTGTGCTCTCGTCCCCGAAACCGACACCTACGTCGGAATGGTCAACAAAGTCAACGACTACGTTGCCCACGGTGAGCCCGAAAGCGACGTTCTCGAGACGGTTCTCGAAAGTCGAGCAGAACCTCTCGAGGGCAAACAGTCCGACGTCGACGAGGAGTGGCTCAGCGAGAACACCGATTACGACGACTTCGGTGACCTCGCCGAGGCATTGCTCGCCGAGGAGACGACACTTCGTGAGGAAGGCTTGTCACCAACGCTTCGACTTCACCCGCCACGAGGTGGCCACGACGGGATCAAGAAGCCGACACCCGAAGGCGGCCAACTCGGAAAACATACAACCGAGCAGATTAACGACCTGTTAGAATCGATGCGATAA
- a CDS encoding uL15m family ribosomal protein codes for MTSKKRRQRGSRTHSGGSHKNRRGAGHRGGRGRAGRSKHEFHNYEPKGKHGFKRPQGIREEVEAIDVQKLDEDALLYAADDLAAETDDGYAIDARDIVDDGHEVDKVKVLGSGQVRNSLEITADEFSDTAAEKIEAAGGEALLTERAQEAQEKADAAEADEDSEQDED; via the coding sequence ATGACAAGCAAAAAACGACGCCAGCGCGGATCGCGTACGCACAGCGGTGGCTCCCACAAAAATCGACGGGGAGCCGGTCACCGCGGCGGTCGCGGCCGCGCCGGGCGGAGCAAACACGAGTTCCACAACTACGAACCGAAAGGCAAACACGGCTTCAAGCGTCCACAGGGCATCCGCGAGGAGGTCGAAGCAATCGACGTCCAGAAACTCGACGAGGATGCACTCTTGTACGCAGCCGACGACCTCGCGGCAGAAACCGACGACGGATACGCCATCGACGCGCGTGATATCGTCGACGACGGTCACGAAGTCGACAAAGTCAAAGTCCTCGGTTCTGGACAGGTCCGAAACAGCCTCGAAATCACGGCCGACGAGTTCTCCGACACTGCAGCGGAGAAAATCGAAGCAGCCGGTGGCGAGGCGCTGTTGACGGAGCGAGCGCAGGAGGCACAAGAGAAAGCGGACGCCGCCGAAGCTGACGAAGACTCCGAACAGGACGAGGACTAA
- the secY gene encoding preprotein translocase subunit SecY: MGWKEAAEPVLTRMPAVRRPEGHVPFKRKLAWTAGILVLYFFLTNIALLGLQGGEATDIFGEFRSVLAGEMGSLMQVGIGPIVTASIVMQLLGGANLLGLDTDDPRDQILYQGLQKLLVIVMTALTALPMVFAGGFLPAQPSLTLGGLEFGQTQVQMLMFAQIFVGGILILYMDEVVSKWGIGSGIGLFIIASVSQQLVTGFVSPSSEGFFYSWYEIITGQVETGSIVSSDGLYTIFLGEGQIIALLTTLLIFSVVVYAESVRVEIPLSHSRVKGARGRFPVKLIYASVLPMILVRALQANIQFMGQILDSVWAGMPTWLGDYSGGEPASGFFYYTAPIYSPDDWMWWTGAVTQDAWMVLIRISVDLSFMVIGGAIFAIFWVETTNMGPDATARQIQNSGMQIPGFRQNVGVIEKVMERYIPQVTVLGGALVGLLAVWANMLGTVGGVEGTGLLLAVSITYKLYEEIAEEQMMEMHPMMRQMFGRE; encoded by the coding sequence ATGGGATGGAAGGAAGCCGCCGAACCGGTCTTGACGCGGATGCCCGCAGTGCGCCGTCCAGAGGGGCACGTCCCCTTCAAGCGTAAGCTGGCGTGGACTGCCGGCATCCTCGTGTTGTATTTCTTCCTGACGAACATCGCCTTGCTCGGGTTGCAAGGCGGAGAAGCGACCGACATCTTCGGTGAGTTCCGTTCGGTGCTCGCCGGTGAGATGGGGTCGCTGATGCAGGTCGGTATCGGTCCGATCGTCACCGCCAGCATCGTTATGCAGTTGCTTGGTGGTGCAAACTTGCTTGGTCTCGACACGGACGACCCACGAGATCAGATCCTCTATCAGGGGCTGCAGAAGTTGCTCGTCATCGTCATGACGGCGTTGACTGCGCTCCCGATGGTGTTCGCCGGTGGCTTCCTGCCCGCTCAGCCGTCGCTCACTCTCGGCGGACTCGAGTTCGGCCAGACACAGGTTCAGATGCTGATGTTCGCCCAGATCTTCGTTGGCGGGATCCTCATCCTCTACATGGACGAGGTCGTCAGCAAGTGGGGGATCGGCAGCGGGATTGGCCTGTTCATTATCGCTAGCGTGAGCCAGCAGCTCGTGACCGGATTCGTCAGTCCATCCAGTGAAGGATTCTTCTATAGCTGGTACGAGATCATTACGGGCCAGGTCGAAACCGGGTCCATCGTCTCCAGTGACGGGCTCTACACGATCTTCCTCGGCGAAGGACAGATCATCGCCTTATTGACGACGTTGCTCATCTTCAGCGTCGTCGTCTACGCGGAGTCCGTCCGCGTCGAAATTCCACTCAGTCACTCTCGAGTCAAGGGTGCTCGCGGTCGCTTCCCAGTGAAGCTCATCTACGCGAGCGTCCTGCCAATGATCCTCGTTCGCGCGCTGCAGGCGAACATTCAGTTCATGGGCCAGATTCTCGATAGTGTCTGGGCCGGAATGCCGACGTGGCTCGGGGACTATTCAGGAGGAGAGCCCGCCAGTGGGTTCTTCTACTACACTGCACCGATCTATTCACCTGACGATTGGATGTGGTGGACCGGGGCAGTCACACAAGACGCGTGGATGGTACTAATTCGCATTTCCGTCGACCTGTCGTTCATGGTCATCGGTGGTGCAATCTTCGCCATCTTCTGGGTCGAGACGACGAACATGGGCCCCGACGCCACCGCACGTCAGATCCAAAACTCCGGAATGCAAATTCCCGGATTCCGACAGAACGTCGGCGTCATCGAGAAGGTCATGGAGCGCTACATTCCGCAGGTTACCGTCCTCGGCGGTGCGCTCGTCGGCTTGCTGGCCGTCTGGGCGAACATGCTCGGCACGGTCGGTGGTGTCGAAGGGACCGGTCTGCTGCTCGCTGTCTCCATTACGTACAAACTGTACGAGGAGATCGCCGAGGAGCAGATGATGGAAATGCATCCGATGATGCGCCAGATGTTCGGCCGAGAGTAA
- a CDS encoding cytochrome C oxidase subunit IV family protein, with amino-acid sequence MADVRTYTLIYVVLLILGTAKFVFFEIDIPESAAIGGTVVLAVIKSLLIAAYYQHLREEPRAITYMMVIAVFMVFLLTVAAGYSIQ; translated from the coding sequence ATGGCTGACGTTCGGACATACACCCTCATATACGTCGTACTGCTGATATTAGGGACAGCGAAGTTCGTCTTCTTCGAGATAGACATTCCCGAGTCGGCGGCAATTGGCGGGACCGTCGTACTTGCTGTCATCAAGTCCCTGCTGATCGCCGCGTATTATCAGCACCTCCGGGAAGAGCCACGTGCAATCACCTATATGATGGTTATCGCCGTGTTCATGGTGTTCCTGCTAACCGTTGCAGCGGGATACTCGATTCAGTAA
- a CDS encoding cbb3-type cytochrome c oxidase subunit I, with protein sequence MGDLPPMTSVKRWLVTTNHKDVGILYMVTALFFLLFGGILALIFRAHLWEAGGTGLLTGNEFNQAVSAHGLLMVFWFLSPIASGFANYFVPLQIGAKDLAFPRLNALSYWFYLFSGILIALSFFQGGTYAGGWTMYAPLNVPTYTPAMEATSGGTATVLALLMFVLSITFGTINFLVTIHRSRAEGLGLWNMPLFTWSWLLTVWMMLFAFAALLAALLLLSIDRLFLTQYFMTDQGSGLLWAHLFWFFGHPEVYIVFFPALGIMFETFQTFTGRRLVGRKWVIVAMVLVAVQSFLVWMHHMFLTTINLEITTLIMATTIGISLPFDLMVFALIYTMVKGRVRFTTPFLFSLGALVLFILGGITGVFLGAVVLDYEFRGTYWVVAHFHYVMVSGVTALVAGLYYWWPKITGKMYSETLGKLNFAVYFIGFNLLYFPMFLAWETPRRVFGFSEGLEIYHQVATVGAYILGASFLIMFYTFAKSWISGPEAPDNPWEFSRTAEWAIPSPPPLDNWGGRPSYASGRLEFVDDSKAATDGGVATGHDAATATETAHEEEHADHASIWPLGIGFGTFVFFLGLSGFTPYMIQFAENRGFEEAAMDADPNIMYPVLIVAGLAILAYTLFKFGVEQFDAPTMEIAERWPFEGVGNSKLGVWIFLASDVVVFGAVIGAFVFMRLHMGWGSWETVPFASWPGLLNTYVLLTSSFTVIMALVFAERQNKKGLLGAMSVTLLLGLTFMGVKAYEYSVKFAEGDYWWNGVEYSIYFVTTGLHALHVILGLLIAIFMIYRIVSIDAYLEDHRPVEFFGLYWHFVDIVWVFLFPLFYLM encoded by the coding sequence ATGGGTGATCTCCCCCCAATGACGTCCGTCAAACGGTGGTTAGTCACAACAAACCACAAGGACGTCGGGATCCTCTACATGGTGACTGCGTTGTTCTTCCTGTTGTTCGGCGGGATCCTCGCGTTGATCTTCCGTGCACATCTCTGGGAAGCAGGCGGAACAGGACTCCTCACGGGTAACGAGTTCAATCAGGCCGTCTCAGCCCACGGGCTGTTGATGGTGTTCTGGTTCCTCTCGCCCATCGCATCCGGGTTCGCGAACTACTTCGTCCCGCTTCAAATCGGTGCGAAAGACCTCGCATTCCCGCGACTGAACGCCTTGAGTTACTGGTTCTACCTGTTCTCAGGGATTCTCATCGCACTGTCGTTCTTCCAGGGCGGAACGTACGCCGGTGGTTGGACGATGTACGCGCCACTGAACGTGCCAACGTACACCCCAGCGATGGAAGCGACGTCCGGTGGCACCGCAACGGTTCTCGCGTTGTTGATGTTCGTCCTTTCGATTACCTTCGGGACCATCAACTTCCTGGTCACGATCCATCGCTCCCGCGCGGAGGGACTCGGCCTCTGGAACATGCCGCTTTTCACCTGGTCGTGGCTGCTCACGGTCTGGATGATGCTGTTCGCATTCGCAGCGCTCCTCGCAGCATTACTCCTGTTGTCCATCGACCGGCTGTTCCTAACACAGTACTTCATGACCGATCAGGGATCGGGCCTGCTGTGGGCGCACCTGTTCTGGTTCTTCGGCCATCCGGAGGTGTACATCGTCTTCTTCCCCGCGTTAGGGATCATGTTCGAGACGTTCCAGACGTTCACCGGCCGACGGCTCGTCGGTCGTAAGTGGGTTATCGTCGCAATGGTACTCGTGGCCGTCCAGTCGTTCCTCGTCTGGATGCACCACATGTTCCTGACGACGATCAACCTCGAGATTACGACTCTGATAATGGCGACGACTATCGGGATCTCGTTGCCGTTCGACCTGATGGTCTTCGCGCTGATCTACACGATGGTCAAGGGACGCGTGCGGTTCACGACGCCGTTCCTGTTCAGCCTCGGCGCGCTCGTCTTGTTCATCCTCGGTGGAATTACCGGGGTGTTCCTCGGTGCCGTCGTGCTGGACTACGAGTTCCGTGGCACCTACTGGGTCGTCGCTCACTTCCACTACGTGATGGTTTCGGGCGTGACCGCGTTGGTCGCGGGCCTCTACTATTGGTGGCCCAAAATCACCGGGAAGATGTACTCCGAAACCCTCGGGAAGCTCAACTTCGCAGTGTACTTCATCGGCTTCAACCTGCTCTACTTCCCGATGTTCCTCGCCTGGGAGACGCCACGACGTGTCTTCGGCTTCAGCGAGGGCTTGGAGATCTACCATCAGGTTGCGACCGTCGGTGCGTATATCCTCGGCGCGTCGTTCCTGATCATGTTCTACACGTTCGCGAAGAGTTGGATTTCGGGGCCTGAAGCACCCGACAATCCGTGGGAGTTCTCCCGAACCGCCGAATGGGCGATTCCATCACCACCACCGCTCGACAACTGGGGCGGACGACCGAGCTACGCGAGTGGTCGACTCGAGTTTGTCGACGATTCGAAAGCGGCGACCGACGGCGGTGTCGCGACTGGTCACGATGCTGCGACGGCAACTGAGACGGCTCACGAAGAAGAACACGCAGACCACGCCAGTATCTGGCCACTCGGCATTGGATTTGGTACCTTCGTGTTCTTCCTCGGTCTGTCTGGCTTCACGCCATACATGATCCAGTTCGCGGAGAACCGTGGGTTCGAAGAGGCCGCAATGGATGCCGACCCGAACATCATGTATCCAGTCCTCATCGTTGCTGGACTGGCGATCCTCGCGTACACGCTGTTCAAGTTCGGTGTCGAGCAATTCGACGCACCGACGATGGAGATTGCCGAACGCTGGCCGTTCGAAGGCGTCGGGAACTCGAAACTCGGTGTCTGGATCTTCCTGGCGTCGGACGTCGTCGTCTTCGGGGCCGTCATCGGCGCGTTCGTCTTCATGCGCCTGCACATGGGCTGGGGCAGCTGGGAGACCGTTCCGTTCGCCTCCTGGCCTGGCCTGCTCAACACCTATGTGTTGCTCACCTCGAGTTTCACGGTCATCATGGCCCTCGTCTTCGCAGAGCGCCAGAACAAGAAGGGACTTCTCGGCGCGATGAGCGTCACGCTCCTCCTCGGGCTGACGTTCATGGGGGTCAAAGCCTACGAGTACAGCGTCAAGTTCGCTGAGGGCGATTACTGGTGGAACGGAGTCGAGTACTCCATCTACTTCGTCACCACCGGCCTGCACGCACTACACGTGATCCTCGGGCTTCTGATCGCGATCTTCATGATCTACCGGATCGTGAGCATCGACGCCTACCTCGAGGACCATCGGCCCGTGGAGTTCTTCGGACTCTACTGGCACTTCGTCGACATCGTGTGGGTCTTCCTGTTCCCACTGTTCTACCTGATGTAG
- the coxB gene encoding cytochrome c oxidase subunit II: MEVQTRVDVFESIFQVFLALGTLVGVIVIAYTMYNAYKYRDTDDAEADDSVPTLGELPTGGKGGKKLFLSFGISAIIVISLVVWTYAMLLYVENPEDDFDEDPIEIDVEGENFAWYFEYENGVEATNTMNVPADHPVAIEVTGGDVWHSFGVTDLRVKADAIPGEYDETWFIAEEAGEDHEIECFELCGDQHSDMVGTVQVMEEDEFDDWLDDQLNVEITLEDEDEEPVEEGTYEITLEHQEEDFVYDEDDGEYDNGTITFEDIEQGGEYELTIEFEDDEYETIEDSFNLNGPENISETLEDPDAEDDEEDDEEDDDDEEEADDDEDGGES, encoded by the coding sequence ATGGAAGTGCAGACGCGCGTCGACGTGTTCGAGAGCATCTTTCAGGTGTTTCTTGCACTCGGGACGCTCGTCGGTGTCATCGTGATCGCATACACGATGTACAACGCGTACAAGTATCGCGATACCGACGACGCGGAAGCCGACGATTCTGTGCCAACACTCGGGGAGTTACCGACAGGAGGAAAGGGCGGCAAGAAACTGTTCCTATCGTTCGGTATCAGTGCAATCATCGTCATTTCGCTGGTTGTTTGGACGTACGCGATGCTGTTGTACGTCGAGAATCCAGAGGACGACTTCGACGAAGATCCAATCGAGATCGACGTCGAAGGTGAGAACTTTGCCTGGTACTTCGAGTACGAAAACGGCGTCGAAGCGACCAATACCATGAACGTCCCTGCCGATCACCCAGTCGCAATCGAGGTGACTGGCGGTGACGTCTGGCACTCGTTCGGCGTCACGGACTTACGGGTGAAAGCTGACGCAATCCCCGGTGAATACGACGAAACGTGGTTCATCGCAGAAGAAGCCGGTGAGGATCACGAAATCGAGTGTTTCGAACTCTGTGGTGACCAGCACTCCGATATGGTCGGCACCGTGCAGGTTATGGAAGAGGACGAATTCGACGACTGGCTCGACGACCAACTGAACGTCGAGATTACCCTCGAGGACGAGGATGAAGAGCCAGTCGAAGAAGGCACCTACGAAATCACCCTCGAGCACCAAGAAGAGGACTTCGTCTACGACGAAGACGATGGTGAGTACGACAACGGAACGATCACCTTCGAAGATATCGAGCAAGGTGGCGAGTACGAGCTGACGATCGAATTCGAGGACGACGAGTACGAGACGATCGAGGACTCGTTCAACCTCAACGGTCCAGAGAACATCTCTGAAACGCTCGAGGATCCGGATGCAGAAGACGATGAAGAGGATGACGAAGAAGATGACGATGATGAAGAAGAAGCGGATGACGACGAGGACGGAGGTGAGAGCTAA
- a CDS encoding adenylate kinase produces the protein MAQPRMLILGAPGAGKGTQSAKITDEFDIDHVTTGDALRANKEMDISDMDTEYDTPREYMDQGELVPDAVVNAIVDEALSQADGFVLDGYPRNLEQADELEDMTDLDLALYLDVSEEELVHRLTGRRLDPETGDIYHVEYNPPEDPEVEDRLEQREDDTEETVKERLRVFRENTEPVIEHYEDEGSLERVDGEQAPEDVWEDVKKTIEDAA, from the coding sequence ATGGCACAGCCACGAATGCTGATCCTGGGCGCACCAGGGGCAGGCAAGGGGACCCAGAGTGCAAAGATCACCGACGAATTCGACATCGACCACGTCACCACCGGTGATGCACTCCGTGCGAACAAGGAGATGGACATCTCCGACATGGATACCGAGTACGACACTCCACGAGAGTACATGGATCAAGGTGAACTGGTCCCCGACGCAGTCGTCAACGCGATCGTCGACGAGGCTCTCTCACAGGCTGACGGCTTCGTCCTCGACGGCTACCCACGAAATCTCGAGCAAGCCGACGAACTCGAGGACATGACCGATCTCGACCTCGCGCTCTATCTCGACGTGAGCGAGGAGGAACTCGTCCACCGACTGACGGGCCGGCGACTCGATCCCGAAACTGGCGATATCTACCACGTCGAGTACAACCCGCCTGAAGATCCGGAAGTTGAGGATCGACTCGAGCAACGCGAGGACGATACAGAGGAAACCGTCAAGGAACGGCTTCGTGTCTTCCGAGAGAACACCGAACCGGTGATCGAGCACTACGAAGACGAGGGCTCGCTCGAGCGCGTCGACGGCGAACAGGCTCCTGAAGACGTGTGGGAAGACGTGAAGAAGACGATCGAAGACGCAGCGTAA
- a CDS encoding DUF7289 family protein: protein MTVQSGDQSLPSSLRGQSTVLGIVLLIGMVAVGSTALFLVATDSISSVEQDAEHDRVESGFVELSQQMEAASSSNDIPQSMDMDVGEHGAVVMNEAGTLRIEGGDGNESDGNYVNETLDIGAIEYTGDDGTKIAYQAGGVFRETGEETQVVSAPPIEYDDDSETLSFPIIKTQNEAELTSGQVTAVHNETNPMHNVSVVENDSVTVEVTSEYYRGWENYFESQGGASTVQDVEVHDDDTGTVTAEYGFRQVSDAFKSGAVHAADDIEGNRGDDVESERSIYPPLDDEVNRYINQTKDDEEVLDPFDEEYIEDDVSKLEDGTYYTDDMSDEHLDFNLSEGNATLVIDDSIYAGTDEIITVSEYEDGNSLSIYLEGDLDIDSGKICVTDGKDCTENKEGTGSVIQTVVSSDSRIEFNQGGSPRYEGVIYAGGGKVNDEEDAEWEHSSGCEEQVCVHSNPDFYGSLVATSVYIQGGGGGLDFEYDDNLKNEELSIYPDPDMLPPQLTYLNVAEQRVDINVE, encoded by the coding sequence ATGACTGTTCAGTCCGGGGACCAATCACTTCCATCATCCCTCCGGGGGCAATCCACAGTACTTGGTATCGTCCTCCTGATTGGGATGGTAGCAGTCGGCAGCACTGCACTTTTTCTCGTTGCGACTGACTCGATCTCGAGTGTCGAGCAAGATGCCGAGCATGACCGTGTCGAGTCTGGATTCGTCGAATTGAGCCAACAGATGGAGGCTGCCTCCTCAAGTAATGACATTCCACAGTCGATGGACATGGACGTCGGAGAGCATGGGGCAGTGGTGATGAACGAAGCTGGAACGCTTCGTATCGAAGGTGGTGACGGGAACGAAAGTGATGGGAATTACGTGAACGAAACGCTCGACATCGGAGCAATCGAATACACTGGCGATGACGGCACCAAGATCGCATATCAGGCAGGTGGTGTATTCCGTGAAACAGGTGAGGAGACGCAGGTAGTCTCTGCTCCGCCAATCGAATACGACGATGATTCCGAGACGCTTTCATTCCCTATCATTAAAACCCAAAACGAGGCCGAGCTGACCTCGGGTCAAGTGACGGCAGTACACAACGAAACGAACCCGATGCACAACGTGAGTGTCGTCGAAAACGATTCGGTGACAGTCGAGGTGACGAGTGAGTATTACCGTGGGTGGGAGAACTACTTTGAGTCCCAAGGTGGTGCATCAACCGTTCAAGACGTTGAGGTTCACGATGATGATACAGGAACGGTGACTGCAGAATACGGGTTTAGGCAGGTATCTGACGCGTTCAAGAGTGGAGCCGTCCATGCTGCTGATGATATTGAAGGTAATCGCGGTGACGATGTTGAGTCAGAAAGATCGATATATCCGCCATTAGACGATGAGGTTAATCGGTATATCAACCAGACAAAGGATGATGAAGAGGTTTTGGATCCTTTCGATGAAGAGTATATAGAAGATGATGTATCAAAATTAGAGGATGGAACATATTACACTGACGATATGTCTGATGAACATCTAGATTTCAACCTTTCTGAGGGGAATGCAACACTCGTAATCGATGATTCCATTTATGCAGGAACTGATGAAATAATTACAGTTAGTGAGTATGAAGATGGAAACAGCCTGAGTATTTACCTCGAAGGAGACCTCGATATTGATAGCGGGAAAATCTGTGTTACCGACGGAAAGGATTGTACTGAGAACAAAGAGGGCACAGGCTCAGTAATCCAAACAGTTGTTTCATCAGACTCTCGCATTGAGTTTAACCAGGGTGGAAGTCCTCGGTATGAAGGTGTAATCTATGCTGGGGGTGGTAAAGTCAATGATGAAGAGGATGCTGAGTGGGAGCACTCAAGTGGTTGTGAAGAGCAAGTTTGTGTCCACTCAAACCCAGACTTTTACGGTTCTTTGGTTGCCACATCAGTTTATATACAAGGCGGTGGTGGAGGCCTCGATTTCGAATATGATGACAACCTCAAGAACGAAGAACTCTCTATCTACCCTGATCCAGATATGCTCCCACCACAACTCACCTACCTCAACGTGGCTGAGCAACGAGTCGACATCAACGTAGAATAG
- a CDS encoding DUF106 domain-containing protein, which yields MTRTAEKIDALVREDSAMTDALESIREAADQNGGEVEWADVRDDLTSGQWGRLIEKGVLVDGENGFEISDREAYDDALDGDSSAKSYDTDIEIEAEESQWSQYDKMAGVASLLLMFGYWIESVRDTVGGTIDAALGPLDAALPFYAVILSVALLTGLYSTLLQANLMNPEIMGKYQQRMKAMQEKQKDARERKKEAEERGASEAEIERLDDELDAVREEQMEAMAENLGMFKEQLRPMVWIMLFTIPLFLWMYWRIHGVGVEGTIIMPLVGETSWNAGLLGPMPAWIVWYFLCSMGFSQLLRKSLNIDMTPSGT from the coding sequence ATGACGCGTACAGCGGAGAAAATCGACGCCCTCGTCCGGGAGGATTCCGCCATGACGGATGCACTCGAGTCCATCCGTGAGGCGGCCGATCAGAACGGTGGCGAGGTCGAGTGGGCCGACGTCCGCGACGATTTGACGAGCGGGCAATGGGGCCGACTGATCGAAAAAGGAGTGTTAGTTGACGGCGAAAATGGGTTCGAAATCTCCGATCGTGAGGCGTACGACGACGCCCTCGATGGTGATTCGTCCGCTAAAAGCTACGATACCGATATCGAGATCGAGGCCGAGGAATCACAGTGGTCCCAGTACGACAAGATGGCTGGTGTGGCCTCGCTATTGTTGATGTTCGGTTACTGGATCGAATCCGTCCGTGACACGGTCGGTGGAACGATCGACGCTGCACTCGGTCCACTCGACGCCGCGCTTCCGTTCTATGCGGTTATTCTCTCGGTTGCCCTCCTGACGGGACTGTACTCCACGCTGTTGCAGGCGAATCTCATGAACCCCGAAATCATGGGTAAGTACCAACAGCGCATGAAGGCGATGCAGGAGAAGCAAAAGGATGCCCGCGAGCGCAAGAAAGAGGCCGAAGAACGCGGAGCCAGCGAAGCCGAAATCGAGCGACTCGACGACGAACTCGATGCCGTTCGTGAAGAGCAAATGGAGGCGATGGCGGAGAACCTCGGCATGTTCAAAGAGCAACTCCGGCCGATGGTCTGGATCATGCTCTTTACCATTCCGTTGTTCCTCTGGATGTACTGGCGAATTCACGGTGTCGGCGTCGAGGGAACGATCATCATGCCTCTCGTCGGTGAGACGAGTTGGAACGCGGGCCTCCTCGGTCCGATGCCAGCCTGGATTGTCTGGTACTTCCTGTGCTCGATGGGCTTCTCGCAGTTACTGCGCAAGTCGCTCAATATCGACATGACGCCGTCGGGAACCTAA
- the cmk gene encoding (d)CMP kinase — MLLTVSGPPGSGKSTTAELLADAFDLDHVSGGDIFRELADERGYTPLEFNKLAEENDQIDRDLDRRLREIAVEADGLVLESRLAGWLAGEQADFRFWLDAPPQVRGERIAEREGKDPERATEETKAREASEASRYLEYYDINIQDLTIYDLSVNTARWEPDAVLDMLVTAVGEYDESGDEGQAAIQLEYEF; from the coding sequence ATGTTACTGACCGTCTCCGGCCCGCCGGGAAGCGGGAAGAGTACCACTGCGGAACTGCTCGCCGATGCATTCGACCTCGATCACGTCAGTGGTGGCGATATTTTTAGAGAACTCGCCGACGAACGCGGCTATACGCCACTCGAGTTCAACAAACTCGCGGAGGAAAACGACCAGATCGATCGAGACCTGGATCGGCGACTTCGCGAAATTGCCGTCGAAGCGGACGGACTCGTGTTGGAATCCCGTCTTGCAGGTTGGCTCGCAGGCGAACAGGCTGATTTCCGGTTTTGGCTCGATGCGCCGCCACAGGTTCGGGGCGAACGAATCGCAGAACGCGAAGGGAAGGATCCCGAACGGGCGACTGAAGAGACGAAAGCGCGTGAGGCGAGCGAGGCCTCCCGATATCTAGAGTACTACGACATCAACATTCAGGATTTGACGATTTACGATCTCTCCGTGAATACGGCTCGCTGGGAACCCGACGCCGTACTCGACATGCTCGTCACGGCCGTTGGAGAGTACGACGAATCGGGTGACGAAGGACAGGCAGCGATTCAACTCGAGTACGAGTTTTGA